In a genomic window of Chiloscyllium plagiosum isolate BGI_BamShark_2017 chromosome 51, ASM401019v2, whole genome shotgun sequence:
- the LOC122544709 gene encoding aryl hydrocarbon receptor nuclear translocator-like yields the protein MASDIGGPLGVPVTGRAGAGTQPQSSGGIVSRAPKRHPGLDFEDDDDGEGSSKFPRCDEDQGPNDKERFARENHSEIERRRRNKMTAYITELSDMVPTCSALARKPDKLTILRMAVSHMKSLRGTGNTSADGTYKPSFLTDQELKHLILEAADGFLFVVACETGKIIYVSDSVTPVLNQPQSEWFGSTLYDQVHPDDVDKLREQLSTSENAMTGRILDLKTGTVKKEGQQSSMRMCMGSRRSFICRVRCGNATEDPASMSRLSFLRNRYRNGLGPVKEGETQYVVVHCTGYIKAWPPAGVTLPDDEPDGQGNKFCLVAIGRLQVTSSPSCLDMKGNTVPVEFLSRHNPNGVFTFVDHRCLGTVGYQPQELLGKDIVDFAHPEDKGLLQDSFQQVVTLKGQVLSVMFRFQTKSREWVVIRTSSFTFQNPYSDDIEYIVCTNTNVKHLQQPPAIAGQEDLSYEHSQVAAPSEHTKPISKAEPLYSQETDPRYTEIYSALPTAEQSKVIPSTPGTGTQQIFQQGTSFPSARPTQNFSSTMVAPVNIVQQPASAGQILAQISRQSVSGQVTGNTWSGSRPPFPAQIAAQGAKTQSPQFGMAANRSFTANTASFSPLASPVATSTAGGTAYPSLANRTSAFAEAGQTGSPFQSRPADGGSVWPQWQGQHHSQASSEQHAQQSQPEVFPDMLSIYEEQGTSYNSDEFSELPIFPSFSE from the exons ATGGCGTCCGACATCGGAGGACCGCTGGGCGTACCGGTGACTGGGAGAGCTGGAGCAGGGACGCAGCCACAGTCCAGTGGGGGCATAGTGTCCCGGGCACCGAAAAGACATCCAGG ACTTGACTTTGAGGACGACGATGACGGGGAGGGCAGCAGCAAATTCCCAAG GTGTGATGAAGACCAAGGGCCCAATGACAAAGAGAGATTTGCCAG agagaACCACAGCGAGATCGAGCGGCGTCGCCGGAACAAGATGACGGCGTACATCACGGAGCTGTCAGACATGGTGCCGACCTGCAGCGCCCTGGCCCGCAAGCCGGACAAGCTGACCATCCTCCGCATGGCCGTGTCTCACATGAAGTCACTGCGGGGCACGGGCAACACCTCGGCTGACGGAACGTACAAGCCATCCTTTCTGACCGACCAG GAGCTGAAGCACTTGATCCTGGAAGCAGCGGACGGCTTCCTCTTTGTGGTGGCCTGCGAGACGGGCAAAATAATCTACGTGTCTGACTCTGTCACTCCAGTCCTCAACCAGCCGCAGTCCGAGTGGTTCGGCAGCACCCTGTATGACCAGGTCCATCCGGATGACGTGGACAAGCTGCGGGAGCAGCTCTCCACCTCTGAGAACGCCATGACAG GTCGGATCTTGGACCTGAAGACCGGCACTGTGAAGAAAGAAGGACAGCAGTCCTCGATGAGAATGTGCATGGGTTCGCGGAGGTCTTTCATCTGCAGAGTGAG GTGTGGGAATGCGACAGAGGATCCGGCATCCATGAGCAGACTCAGCTTCCTGAGGAACAGATACAG AAACGGACTAGGTCCAGTCAAAGAAGGAGAGACTCAGTATGTGGTCGTGCACTGCACAGGTTACATAAAAGCCTGGCCTCCCGCAG GTGTGACGCTCCCTGACGATGAACCAGACGGTCAAGGGAACAAGTTTTGCCTGGTGGCTATCGGACGTCTGCAG GTCACAAGTTCTCCCAGCTGTCTGGACATGAAGGGTAACACCGTGCCTGTTGAGTTCCTCTCCAGGCACAACCCCAACGGCGTCTTCACCTTCGTCGATCACCGGTGCCTGGGCACGGTCGGCTACCAGCCTCAG GAGTTGTTGGGGAAAGATATTGTGGATTTCGCCCACCCAGAGGATAAGGGACTTTTACAAGACAGCTTTCAGCAG GTGGTCACGTTGAAAGGCCAGGTACTGTCGGTCATGTTCCGGTTCCAGACCAAGAGCCGGGAGTGGGTGGTGATCAGGACGAGCAGCTTCACCTTCCAGAACCCATACTCCGATGACATCGAGTACATCGTCTGCACCAACACCAATGTCAA GCACCTGCAGCAGCCTCCTGCTATCGCTGGGCAAGAAGATCTCAGCTATGAACATTCCCAG GTTGCCGCACCGTCGGAGCACACAAAACCGATCAGCAAAGCAGAGCCCTTGTACAGTCAGGAAACCGACCCGCGCTACACCGAAATCTACTCTGCCCTTCCCACAG CTGAACAGAGTAAGGTGATTCCCTCAACGCCGGGTACCGGGACTCAGCAGATCTTCCAGCAGGGGACCTCCTTCCCATCAGCACGGCCCACACAGAACTTCAG CTCCACCATGGTGGCTCCTGTGAACATTGTCCAGCAGCCGGCGTCGGCAGGGCAGATCCTGGCTCAGATCTCACGGCAGTCGGTCAGCGGTCAAGTTACCGGCAACACCTGGAGTGGAAGCCGCCCGCCGTTCCCAGCGCAG ATAGCAGCCCAGGGGGCAAAGACGCAGTCGCCCCAGTTTGGCATGGCAGCCAACCGGAGTTTCACGGCCAACACTGCTTCCTTCAGCCCCCTTGCCAGCCCTGTAGCCACGTCCACGGCAGGAGGCACCGCCTACCCATCCCTTGCTAACCGCACGTCTGCTTTCG CTGAAGCTGGGCAGACAGGCTCACCGTTCCAGAGCCGGCCCGCGGACGGAGGCTCGGTGTGGCCTCAGTGGCAGGGACAGCATCACTCCCAGGCGTCCAGCGAACAGCACGCACAGCAGAGCCAGCCCGAGGTGTTTCCG